The window TCGGTGGTGAACAAAAGTGGCCTGAAGGTATTTATTATTCAAAGTATTGACAGAAAGATTTCTTTGGATGACATTTGTGAAGCAAAAAACCTGGATATGAAAGATCTGTTGAAAGAGATAGAAGCAATTGTCAATTCAGGGACCAAAATAAATCTCGACTATTATATCAATGATGTGATGGACGAAGAGCATCAGAGTGAAGTGTTCGATTACTTCAAGGAAGAGGCAGAAACCGAATCTGTTGAGGATGCCTTAAAAGAACTGGGTGAAGACGAGTATACCGAGGAAGATATTCGTTTGATGAGAATCAAATTTATATCCGAACTTGGGAATTAACGCCCTGGAAGAGGGCGTTTCCCGGTTTTATACCCCTGTATTATTCACCCCTTTGGTATCAAGGGTGTCTCTTAGTCCGTTACCTACAAGCGTAAAGGCCAGTACCATGATCATGATTGCCAGGCCTGGAATGATTGCCAGGTAAGCAGAATCTACAATGATGTACCCATAATGGTCTTTGATGATGTTGCCCCACGACGACACCGGAGGTTGAATGCCTATACCCAGAAAACTAAGTCCTGCCTCAATCAAAATGGCTGAGGCAAAATTGCCCGCTGAAATGACAATGACCGGATCAAAAACATTAGGGATAATGTGTTTAAGGATGATCCTTTTATTGCTGTACCCCAGGGCTCGGGCTGCTTCAACATATTCTTTTTCGCGTATTCCAAGAACCTGGCCCCTGACCACCCGGGCTACTTCCACCCACATGGTTAGCCCTACCGCAATAAATATTTGCCAGAAACCTTTACCCAAAACCAGGGTAATTGCAATAACCATCAATAAGGTGGGAATGGACCATACCACATTGATTAACCACATGATGATGTTATCTACCCAGCCCTTAAAATATCCTGCAAGGGCTCCCAATCCTATTCCTATGATCAGGGAAATGAGTACAGAAATAAATCCTACCGAAAGGGAAATTCTTGTACCGATAAGCAAACGGCTTAAAAGGTCTCTGCCAAATCTGTCGGTGCCCAGGTAAAAAGTTTTGCTAACAATATTTTCTTTTTGGATTCTTTCCTGTAAATTTTTAATTGTTTCTACATGCTGCTTGTTATCTAAATCTTTAAATATAAGGCGTCCATGCTGATCATTGATAACCGGCACATTATATGCCAGGGGATATAGTACATCGGCTAGGCTGTAATTCTCCCTGAAGGTTT of the Bacteroidota bacterium genome contains:
- a CDS encoding ABC transporter permease — encoded protein: MSIRTLKNFFKRKQNIPQYNSQKISWQKFRTNKLALCGLMIIGLAVLISILGYWITPDHSPDCNEQILEISTKKPGFRVKMLMVRKNKKIEPGNFFSKMFTGQENLFIPVPINSYRFKNDQIEVERYSELKNETFRENYSLADVLYPLAYNVPVINDQHGRLIFKDLDNKQHVETIKNLQERIQKENIVSKTFYLGTDRFGRDLLSRLLIGTRISLSVGFISVLISLIIGIGLGALAGYFKGWVDNIIMWLINVVWSIPTLLMVIAITLVLGKGFWQIFIAVGLTMWVEVARVVRGQVLGIREKEYVEAARALGYSNKRIILKHIIPNVFDPVIVISAGNFASAILIEAGLSFLGIGIQPPVSSWGNIIKDHYGYIIVDSAYLAIIPGLAIMIMVLAFTLVGNGLRDTLDTKGVNNTGV